The Ruminococcus bovis genome includes a region encoding these proteins:
- the yfmH gene encoding EF-P 5-aminopentanol modification-associated protein YfmH, with amino-acid sequence MSVQEIKSQLTGDKYYKVKHKSGLNIYVYEKEGYNSTYAVFGTRYGSINTTFSSNGGEKMTVPDGIAHYLEHKLFECEDGDAFAKYAKTGANANAFTSFDKTCYLFSTTDNFKESLEILLDFVQRPYFTEETVAKEQGIIGQEIKMYDDSPEWRVMFNLLEIMYHNHPVKIDIAGTVESIAKITPELLYKCYNTFYNLNNMALCVCGKAKLDEVLEVADRLLKPAEDVTIQNYFEDEPYEVVKDYVECNLPVAVPLFNIGFKNKYTGLSSSKDMASVDVLLAMLFSSTSKIYRDMLDKGLINQSFSYEYFETEGCSCVLLDGESQKPKEVYDTILNYIKDLKEKGLSKEDYEISKKAVYGDAISSLNSVNSIGNGLMESHFTNREFFSYVDEIHNLQFSDVESKFNEILDYNNSALSVVK; translated from the coding sequence ATGAGTGTACAAGAAATAAAATCCCAACTAACAGGGGACAAGTATTATAAGGTTAAGCATAAATCAGGTCTTAACATTTATGTATATGAAAAAGAGGGCTACAACAGTACCTATGCAGTTTTTGGTACTAGATATGGCTCAATCAACACAACTTTCAGCTCAAATGGTGGAGAGAAAATGACAGTACCGGATGGTATTGCTCATTATCTTGAACATAAACTATTTGAATGTGAAGATGGAGATGCCTTTGCGAAATATGCAAAGACAGGTGCAAATGCAAATGCATTTACCAGCTTTGATAAAACTTGCTACCTTTTCTCAACAACAGATAATTTTAAGGAAAGTCTTGAAATTCTTTTGGATTTTGTACAAAGACCTTATTTTACTGAAGAAACAGTAGCAAAGGAACAAGGTATTATCGGTCAAGAAATCAAGATGTATGATGATTCTCCTGAATGGAGAGTAATGTTCAATTTGCTTGAAATTATGTACCATAATCATCCTGTAAAAATTGATATTGCAGGTACAGTTGAAAGTATTGCCAAAATCACACCTGAGCTTTTGTACAAATGCTACAACACTTTCTATAACTTAAACAATATGGCACTTTGTGTTTGTGGTAAAGCAAAGTTAGATGAAGTTCTTGAAGTAGCCGATAGACTTCTAAAACCTGCTGAAGATGTTACAATTCAAAATTATTTTGAAGATGAACCATATGAAGTGGTTAAGGACTATGTAGAATGTAACCTACCTGTTGCAGTACCACTGTTTAATATTGGTTTCAAGAATAAATACACAGGTCTTTCTTCTAGCAAAGATATGGCATCAGTTGATGTGTTACTTGCAATGCTATTTAGTTCAACAAGTAAAATCTACAGAGATATGCTTGATAAAGGTCTTATTAATCAGTCCTTTAGTTATGAATATTTTGAAACTGAGGGTTGTTCCTGTGTACTTCTTGACGGTGAAAGTCAAAAACCTAAGGAAGTTTATGATACTATCCTTAACTACATTAAGGATTTAAAGGAAAAGGGTCTTTCTAAAGAAGATTATGAAATATCTAAGAAGGCTGTTTATGGTGATGCAATTTCTTCACTAAATTCAGTAAATTCTATTGGTAACGGTCTAATGGAAAGTCACTTTACAAATAGAGAATTTTTCTCTTATGTTGACGAAATTCATAATTTACAGTTTAGTGATGTAGAAAGTAAGTTTAATGAAATTCTTGACTACAACAATTCTGCTTTGTCAGTAGTAAAGTAG
- a CDS encoding DUF6809 family protein, with translation MKNVISELYYGNIDPQARGFKNGSFLKKQLAVLSESEAMLTEKLTGEEKKAFLSFVNASDVILGESELDSFIVGFRLGARIIYDTFVSDDTPYEDFLKEQSD, from the coding sequence TTGAAGAATGTAATCTCGGAACTGTACTACGGCAATATTGACCCGCAGGCGCGCGGTTTCAAGAACGGTAGTTTTCTGAAAAAGCAATTGGCAGTTCTTTCGGAAAGCGAAGCGATGCTGACCGAAAAGCTGACAGGTGAAGAAAAGAAAGCGTTTCTCTCTTTCGTAAATGCTTCTGACGTTATCTTAGGAGAATCAGAGCTTGACAGTTTCATCGTCGGATTCAGATTAGGCGCAAGGATTATTTACGACACCTTTGTAAGTGACGATACGCCGTATGAGGATTTCTTAAAGGAGCAGAGCGATTGA
- the lgt gene encoding prolipoprotein diacylglyceryl transferase — protein sequence MEVTFPGLGLEFNINREAFSIGSLSVYWYGIIIASGLVLACIYAFVRADYFKIDKNKLLNTVIVGIICAIIGARLYYVLFSWDDYKNNLMDIFYINKGGLAIYGGLIGAILGGGITCKLQKQELLPVLDVASIGFLIGQGIGRWGNFFNQEAFGSQTDLPWRMVSENTGNVGVHPCFLYESIWCLLGVLVLHILSKKWYHFKGQIFLCYMVWYGFERMIVEGLRTDSLYMTFSIFGYTPRVSQVLSACIFVTGIVLLIIFRKKRNVKNGDNN from the coding sequence ATGGAAGTAACCTTTCCGGGTTTAGGACTGGAGTTTAATATTAACAGAGAGGCTTTTAGCATAGGTAGTTTAAGTGTCTATTGGTATGGCATTATTATTGCATCAGGTCTTGTTTTGGCTTGTATCTATGCATTTGTGAGAGCTGATTATTTTAAGATTGATAAGAATAAATTATTAAATACAGTTATTGTAGGTATCATTTGTGCTATAATAGGTGCAAGACTTTACTATGTACTGTTTAGTTGGGACGATTACAAAAACAACCTTATGGATATTTTCTATATAAATAAGGGAGGACTTGCTATCTATGGTGGCCTTATAGGTGCTATCTTAGGTGGTGGCATTACTTGTAAACTTCAAAAGCAAGAACTGTTACCTGTACTTGACGTTGCCTCAATCGGTTTCTTAATCGGTCAAGGCATAGGCAGATGGGGTAACTTCTTTAACCAAGAGGCTTTTGGTTCACAAACAGATTTACCATGGAGAATGGTAAGTGAAAACACAGGCAATGTTGGTGTTCATCCTTGTTTTTTGTATGAGTCAATATGGTGTTTATTAGGTGTACTTGTACTCCATATTTTAAGTAAAAAGTGGTATCACTTTAAAGGTCAAATCTTCCTATGCTATATGGTATGGTATGGATTTGAAAGAATGATTGTAGAGGGACTTCGTACAGACAGTCTTTATATGACTTTCTCAATTTTTGGATATACTCCAAGAGTAAGTCAAGTGCTTTCAGCTTGTATTTTTG
- the yfmF gene encoding EF-P 5-aminopentanol modification-associated protein YfmF codes for MDSINRLEIAKGVYFNSIKDNRFKTSKISVSFIVPLKEETASVNALLSGVMTRTTSKYPDFTLLSKKLSDLYGAHLGGFVRKTGDNQIVTFSISGIDDKYAFDGDNISKDMTDLLCNIIFNPKLDGNSFCEEEITQEKRQLKEVIDSEFNDKRTYSINQAVKIICKDEPYSLSKFGTKEDIDKVTGEDLYNGWLSLLNNSRVEIFYVGDSSSDAVVDELKAQFSKYDRTECEIQNIVSGEVTEVKTEKEEMELSQSKMILAFRTDISDNKDNTMPMRLAVAMLGGTAHSKLFNNVREKLSLCYYCSSRFIKNKGIMFIESGVEKKNIEKAKKAILKELDDLAKGNFTDFEINATKLSMCNSFITIADNEFGLETWYFSQVLSNKISSVEDACKEVNSVTREEIIEMAKKLKLDTVYTLESKE; via the coding sequence ATGGATTCCATAAATAGATTAGAAATAGCTAAGGGTGTCTATTTCAATTCAATAAAGGACAATCGTTTCAAAACATCAAAGATTAGTGTGTCATTTATTGTTCCACTAAAGGAAGAAACTGCATCAGTCAATGCTCTTCTTTCAGGTGTTATGACTCGTACAACTAGTAAGTATCCGGATTTTACTTTACTTTCTAAGAAACTTTCCGACCTATATGGTGCTCATTTAGGTGGTTTTGTTCGTAAAACCGGTGATAATCAGATTGTAACTTTCTCTATCAGTGGCATTGATGATAAATATGCCTTTGACGGAGATAATATTTCAAAGGATATGACAGATTTACTTTGCAATATTATTTTCAATCCTAAGTTAGATGGCAATTCTTTCTGTGAAGAAGAAATTACTCAAGAAAAGCGTCAGCTAAAGGAAGTTATCGACTCTGAATTTAACGACAAGAGAACTTATTCCATTAACCAAGCAGTTAAGATTATCTGTAAGGATGAACCTTATAGCCTATCAAAATTCGGTACAAAAGAAGATATTGATAAGGTAACAGGTGAAGACCTATACAATGGTTGGTTGTCACTACTAAATAATTCCAGAGTAGAAATTTTCTATGTAGGGGATAGTTCATCCGATGCAGTTGTTGATGAACTAAAAGCTCAGTTTAGCAAGTATGACCGTACAGAATGTGAAATTCAGAACATTGTTTCAGGTGAAGTTACAGAAGTGAAAACTGAGAAAGAAGAAATGGAACTTTCTCAAAGCAAAATGATTCTTGCTTTTCGTACAGATATTTCTGATAACAAGGATAACACAATGCCAATGCGTCTTGCAGTAGCAATGTTAGGTGGTACTGCCCACAGTAAGCTGTTTAACAATGTTCGTGAAAAACTTAGCCTATGTTACTATTGCTCATCAAGATTTATTAAGAACAAAGGTATTATGTTTATTGAGTCAGGTGTAGAAAAGAAGAATATTGAGAAAGCTAAGAAAGCTATCCTAAAGGAACTTGATGACCTAGCAAAGGGCAACTTTACCGACTTTGAAATTAATGCTACAAAGTTATCAATGTGCAATAGCTTTATTACAATTGCCGATAATGAATTTGGTCTTGAAACATGGTATTTTTCTCAAGTTCTTTCCAACAAAATTTCTTCTGTTGAAGATGCTTGTAAGGAAGTAAATTCAGTTACAAGAGAAGAAATTATTGAAATGGCTAAGAAACTAAAACTAGATACAGTTTATACATTGGAGAGTAAAGAATGA
- a CDS encoding TnpV protein — MPTTITYTQQGDYLLPDLKLPEQPKVEIGVFGQRHKRYLKEHHRLIYFNLLTSCKLAAYLADIDSQANEMYDLLVQQLSEKENITEQLKAEHPVEWTRKMNAIRLTANEIVNREIIYT, encoded by the coding sequence ATGCCAACAACTATTACATATACGCAGCAGGGTGACTATCTTCTCCCTGATTTGAAGTTACCAGAACAGCCGAAGGTTGAAATCGGCGTTTTCGGACAAAGGCACAAGCGTTATCTGAAAGAGCATCACCGACTTATCTATTTCAATCTGCTCACCTCGTGTAAGCTCGCGGCATATCTCGCTGACATTGATTCTCAGGCAAATGAAATGTACGATCTACTTGTCCAGCAGCTTTCCGAAAAGGAAAACATCACCGAACAGCTCAAAGCGGAGCATCCAGTGGAATGGACGCGTAAAATGAACGCAATCCGCCTCACAGCCAACGAAATCGTCAACCGAGAGATAATCTACACATAA